The following DNA comes from Spirulina major PCC 6313.
GGCATCGACGGTGTAGCGATGGAAGCCGCCCGCAACGTGATCACAAATACCACCCAGGGCGATCGCATTGCCGCGATGTTGGGCAGCGGCGATCGCGTCCCCTTGGCCCGCCAAGCGGCTCCCACTGGCCACCACCGCAGCATAGGGAATCATCGGAAAACTGGGCGTGCCGGGGGGGCTGTTTTGGAGGATGCGGGTGCAGGTGGTGATGCCGTGGTGGAGGAGTTCGGGGGTAAGGGGGGTGTCGGTGGTGGGGAGAAGGGTGGATTTTTTGAGGGCGCTATAGATGCGGCCGGTGACGGTACTAAGTTTCTCTTTGTCGTCACGATAAAAGGCAAGCAGGGCATGGAGTAGATCGAAAAAAGCGGGGCGACCGTAGCGGGCTTCGACGGGAAAATACGTGCCGCCGTAGAAGGGAATGCGATCGCTCGGTGTCAGCCAAATATTCAAGGGCCAACCGCCTTGGCCGGTCATCATCTGGAGGGCTTGCATATAGATGCTGTCAATGTCCGGGCGTTCTTCGCGATCGACTTTAATCGGCAGAAAGTTTTCATTCATCAAGGCAGCGATCGCCCCATCCGAAAACGCCTCCCCTTCCATGACCGTACACCAGTGACAACTGGAATACCCAATCGAAAGAAAGATCGGCTTATCCTCTTGCCTGGCCTTGGTTAACGCCTCCTCACACCAGGGCCACCAATCAATCGGATTATCAGCATGTTTGCGGAGATAGAGGCTTTGACTATGGGCAAGGCGATTAGACATCAGAACTTTAAAGAAAATTTACATTGGATGGTTCCGTGTTGCTGAGTGTATCGCATCTGTCCTTAGTCCCGTTCAGCCTCAGCCGGGAGAGGATGGGCGAGGGTGTGGCGCAGGGCTTGGCGGTGTTCTGGATGGGTGTAGAAGGATTGGAGACCTGACCAAGTGGAAAGGGCCGCGGTGCGATCGCGCTCCAACTGTGCCATCACCTCCGGTAAATCCCGGCGGCAATGTTTCACCTCAGCGGTTAAAAATGCCTCCAACACAAACCCATCTTGGAGATTACCCAGCACCGATTGAATCGCTTTGATCCGTTTGAGGTGAGTGGTGTAGTCTTCGCCGTAGAGGGGCTGAAAGAGTTCGAGTTGATAGCGCGTTTCCTTAGCCTGTTTGCGCAGATCGTGGAGTTGTTCCACTTCGGCGAGGGCTTGTTCTAGGGGTAAAAAGAAACCCGGATGGATTAAAAAATGACTCACTTGGGGCGCAAGTAAATCCGCCACCATGCCATTGATCGGCTGGGAGGCCAGGGGGGAATAGGTGGGATGGTCTAACCAAGTTTGGAGGGCTTTGCAGAGGTTTTGGTATTTGCCAGGGCGGGTTAGAGTGTGGCGCACGGTTTTGAACTGTTTGCGGTGATGGTGGCGGGTGGTTTTGGCGATCGCTTTTAACACCGCCTGCTCTGCGGGGGAACTCTCGCGAGCATAGCGGAGGAGAATCTCATTGAGCACATCTAGATCCCGTAACCGACCTAACACCCGCGCCACCTTGCTTACTGTGCGCCGCTGCACAATCTTCGGCAACTGCACCACAGGCGCGAACCCCGCCAAGGCCGATCGCAGCCGTCGCATTCCCACCCGCATCTGATGCACCGCTTCGGGATCTTTGTCTGTGATGACACCGGCTTCATGGCTGCGAATCTTGGTGCAATGGGTTGCGATCGCGCCGTAGGCCCAATCTCCCACGGTTTGGGCTGGGGTTGAGGTTGAATCATGCATGAATTATCGTCCTGTTCCATGGCAGACTATGCACCTCATCCTAACGATGAACTCGACCTCATTTCTCACAGCCAAGGCTTTTGCGTTTTTCTGCCCGCTTGCCCCTGTGACCATTCCGCCAGATCACCTGTTTTCGCCTTAAAATAGAAGCTTGAACACACTCTATGGAGTATAAATTGGGAAGAATGAAAAAAGTGGGTACTCATCTGGTTCTCGAAGCCTGGCAAGCGCCGGAATCACTGCTCAATGATCCTGACTGTATTCGTGGTGCATTGCTTGATGCGATCGCGGCAGGTGAGGCAACGTTGATCGATCTTTGTGTACACCAGTTTAGTCCCCACGGCGTAACCGCAACGGCCACCCTGGCCGAATCTCACATCGCGATTCACACTTGGCCAGAATATGGCTACTTTGCGGCTGACTTTTTCTTCTGTGGACAGGGTAAACCGACCCAGGCCGCAGACGTGTTACGCACTGCCATGCAGGCCCAAAAGGTCAGCATCCAAGAAATTGAACGAGGGTTTCCCACAGCATTATCCCAAGCTGACGCATCCTTGCAACCCCTCCAACTCAGCCACTAACGCCCCATCCTCGGCATCACAATCCCCATTGCTGCGGTCATTGTGAGTCCGACCCAGACCGAGACAAGGCGTGATGAGGGGGTGTCTTTCCTCATTTTTTGCAGAATCATGGATGTTATCGATCACGAGCCAGATTAGCGATCGCACCTCACCACCTCATCGCTCACCTCGCCCCCCAATTCCCGCACCAATTTCGGCAGATCCTCTTTTAAAAAGACGGTGACTTGACCGCTGTAGTTGATCCCTGTTTCCGTCTGCGCCATATCGAGCCAAAAGGCATAGCGATCGCCCAATCGCACCTCCCCATAATTGCCCTCCACCCCTGGCAACCCCAGCCGCCGCGCCGTATCAATCACCTCCGCCCGTGGGTAGGCGTAGATCAACGCCCCTTGGTGATAGTCCTGATACACATCCAAGCCGTAGATCATCCGTAACCCCAACTCCAGACGCTCCACCGGCACACCATTAACAAAATCCCGCAACACAAACGCCTCGGAACGAATCCGACCCCGGCGCGTGGGCGTGGCACAACTCCCCCGCGAGGCCACCCCCGATCGCCGTCCAGGGGGAAAAATCGACGCGGCAAACTCAAAGGTTTGCGACCCGCCATTGCTACGCCGCACCGACAGCCCATCCCCGATGGAGCCTTGTAAGGCCCCATTGCCCAGAATCCAGGCCGCGACGATTTCTGTCGGTTGGCCAGGCAGAGCCGCGCTAGGTAGACCATGCAGGCCGAGGCTGAGACTAGCCGGGAGTAAAGCAAGGCAAAGGCGACGAATCAGCATAGGACGGGTGATGAAGCAGGGCGATCTAATTATAGGCGGGAGATTGCGATCGCATCATCCGAAGGAGCGGGCAGTGAGAGTCCAACTCAATGCATCCAGGCAACCCACTTGGGTTTAATTTTGCCCTGCTAGCCTCAGCGTTTTGAGCCGCCCTTCTGGACCCAATGACGCACCCCAATCCCCAGCATGATTCCTAGGATTAATACCAACCAAAACGCGAACCCCGGTACAGTTTCCCAGCCACTGATTAAATTCATGCCAAAGATGGACGCTAAAGCGGTGACGGGAAAAAATAGGGCGGCGATGATATTGAGGCGATCGCTCGCCCCCAACGCCGCCAAACTTAGCTCGGTTTGCTCCTCAGCCCGACGGGCAATGCTGTAATTCATCGCATTATTGGTACTTTCGTATAACAGGGCCAGACTGCGATTAATCTCATAGGCCCAATCCCGGAGATCGATTAGATCCGGATCATCGGGGATGCCTTCCCGTGCCGCCTGCAATGTGCTGTAAAGATTCTCACTGGCACGACGCAGGGGAACGATGGTTTCTAAGAGGTGAAAAAAGTCGGCGGCAGTTTGGGCCTGGGCATAGGCATCGCTCAGAGCGTTTTCCGCATTGCTGTAAGCCTGCAAATGCTTAATCAAAGGTTGTAATCCATAGTGACCCCCACTACTTTGCCAGTGGCCGGAGGGCGATCGCCAACAAAATACCGCTCGTCGCTCCGACTCCTGGGCTTGGGGTGCAGTATGGAGGACTAAGAGCAAATGCCCTGCGGCTACCATGGCCCGCTGTTTTCCGGCCCTGCGTTGGCCCAAGCGGTTTTTGATTGTCGTCGGTAAGGCCCAAGAACTAGGAAGTTTACTCATTTTGATTAATCAATTCTGGGGTGCGATCGCTCCTCAAAACCCCCCACAGCTTGACGAGTCGCGACAAGTTGTGGGGGGTTTCTGCTCCAGGAATGGCAGGGGAGTTATGCGCCGAGCACTCGCAGGGCTTCGCGCACCATTTGGTTGGTGTAGCCCCATTCATTGTCATACCAAGTCATGATTTTGACTAAGTTGCCATCCACCACTTGGGTCATGGCGAGGTCAATGATCGAGGCATGGGCATCGCCGATGATGTCAGCGGAGACAATGGGGTCGGCACTGGCGGCGAGAATGCCGTGGTACTTGCCGGCCACTTCTTCGGTAAAGATGGCGGTGAGTTCTTCAACGCTGGTATCCCGTGTCGTCACAAAGGTCAGATCCGAGAGAGAACCGACGGGGGTGGGCACGCGCACCGCTACACCGTCGAATTTACCAGCATAGTGGGGGAGGACTTTGGTGGTAGCGATCGCCGCTCCGGTACTCGCCGGAACGAGATTCACCGCCCCCGCCCGACCCCGACGGAAATCCTTAGGATCATGGCGATCCACAATGCTTTGGGTAGCGGTGTAGGCGTGAATCGTGGTCATGATCGCCTTGGCAACCCCAATCCGCCGTTCCATAATCTCTGCCACAGGGGCAATGCAGTTGGTGGTACAACTGGCGGTGGAAAACATCGTGGCATCGGCCGGCGCTTCCGTGACCCCATGCACCACCATCGGCACTTCGGGGCTTTTCGTCGGCGCGGAGAGAATCACCCGTTTCGCACCTGCATCGAGGTGCTTTTGCAGATCTTCCCCCTTGATAAAAAAGCCAGTGCATTCAAAAACCACATCAATATCCAATGATCCCCAGGGAATCTTTGCCGGGTCTCGTTCACTAAAAATTTTGACCTCGCGCCCGGCCACGGTGAGGCTGTTTTCTCCACTGCTCACGGTTTTGGCGTAGCGACCATAAACGGTGTCGTAGTTGAGCAGGTAGGCAAGGTTATCGGGGGGGACGAGATCGTTAATGGCGATCAATTCCAAGCTGGGGATGTCTTGGATAATTTTAAAGAGGGCACGACCAATTCGGCCGAGTCCATTGATTGCGACTCTTGCCATAGCGAAATATACTCCAGTGTTTCAACTGTTCTCCCTTTAGCTTGGGGGGAAAGGTTGGGGAAGGGGTGAAACTCTTGGATTTGTTTCAGATTTGAGGGGCAGAATCATGCAGAATAATCAAGATGAAATGATCATCCTGCATATTAGACGACATTTTGTAACTTGGATGACAGTCGAGGCACGGACTGGGGGAGCTTAGGGGAGGTTGGCGATCGCACTCACATTCACCCGATTGATCTCGCGATACTCCCGCTTAAACAAACCCGTCAATACATTACCGGGGCCAATTTCCACCACGGTTTCCACCTGTTTTTCCACCAACGCGGCCATGATTTCGCGCCACCGCACTGAGCCGGTCATTTGCTGACTGAGACGGGTTTTGAGGACATCGGCAGCGGTGGCGGGGGTGGGGTCTACGTTGGAAAAAACCGGAATTTGGGCCGTTTGGAAGGTCACTGCATCAAGGGCGGCTTGAAACTTGGCGGCGGCGGGGTTCATCAGGGGCGAATGGAACGCACCGGAAACGGCTAAGGGCACGGCTCGCTTACTTTTCACCGTGGCAGCGATCGCATCTACGGCCGCCGGAGTTCCGGAAATCACCACCTGGCCGGCACTATTGTCATTGGCTAGCACCACGTCCGGATTGGCTGCGATCGCCGCTTCGAGGGCCCCACGGTCAAAGCCCAGCATCGCGATCATCTTGCCCCCCTCCGTCGCTGCCATCAATTCCGCCCGCTGCTTCACCAACTGCAACCCACTGGCAAAATCAAACACCTGCGCCCCATAGAGGGCAACATATTCCCCCAAACTATGCCCCGCCACAAAATCCGCTGTGCCTCGTTCGCGCAGCGCATCGACGAGCAACGCCTCAACGGTATATAAACAGGGCTGGGTATAGCGTGTGTCGCTCAGTTTCGCCTCATCCGCGCAGGCATCGAGCACCGACCAGCCGAGAATTTCCTCAGCGGCGGCTAATTTTTCCTGGGCGGCGGGTTGGTGGGTGAGGTCTGCCACCATGCCGACTTTTTGTGACCCTTGGCCGGGGAAGATCCATGCTGTTGTTGTCATTGGTTTTGCTGTTAATTAGGGTTTGAATTAAAGTGAATTACAGTGAATTACAGTGAATTAAATAATACGAAAAATTCCCATTGCAATGGTATTCATGGTGTCATGAATGCTGAGGGTAACTGTTGATGTCAGGTGGATCAAGGGAGACTGAATCGGGATTCAACGACCCCATTCAAAAATCGCCGCGCCCCAACTGAGACCTGCGCCGAAGCCCGCGATCGCTACCACCTGCCCCGTTTGAATCTTGCCCGATCGCACCGCACCATCGAGGGCCAACGGAATCGAAGCCGCCGATGTGTTGCCGTACTCATGAATATTACTAATCACGCGATCGCTGCTCATTTTCATCCGTTGGGCCACCGCATCAATAATCCGCTGGTTGGCTTGATGGAGAATCAACCAATCAATGGCCGTTGCATCGAGTTCCGCCCGGAATAAAGCCTTAGAAATCACGTCGGGAACCTTCGCCACGGCAAACCGATAGATCTCGCGACCGTTCATCGTGATCGGTTGGTAGCCGCCCAAGTCAATGGAAAAATCCGGCGTGAGGGGGGTCGTTTTGCCACCAAAGCCGAGGTTTAGGGTGTGGTTGAGGCGGCCATCGCTACAGAGTTCAACCCCCCGGAGGCGATCGCGCTCCTCATCCGCCTGCATCACCACCGCCCCCGCCCCATCGCCAAAGAGCACACAGGTGGTGCGATCGGTCCAATCCACCCAGCGCGACAGGGCATCCGCCCCAATCACCACCACCGTCTGATACAGACCCGTGCGGATAAATTGTGCCGCCGTCACCATCCCAAACACAAACCCCGAACAAGCCGCCGTCAGGTCGAACGCCACCGCCCGCGTTGCCCCCAACTCCGATTGAATCTTGCCCGCACTACCAAACAGATCATCCGGGGTCGAAGTCGCCAACAAAATCAAATCCACCGATTCCGGTGCAACATCCGCCATCGCCAACGCCTGCGCCGCCGCCTGGGTTCCCAACTCACTCAACCCCTGACCCGGTGCCAAAATATGCCGCTCCCGCATCCCCGTCCGCGAATGAATCCATTCATCCGACGTTTCCACGATCGCACTCAATTGATCATTGGTGAGGATCGCGTCCGGTGCCGCCGCCCCACATCCCGTTATCGCAACCCCAACCCCGGCTTGTTTCAAAACTCGTTACCCTCCATCACAACACACTGACCCGATTCACCATCGCCGATCCTGAATCATCTCCAGCATTAGGACGACGGTGGCTCACTGCTCGCCACCTGCTCCAGCCGCTGACTGTAATAGTCATGAATGCGGGCGAGCACCTGATTACGAATCGCCTCCTTCGCCAAGCGAATCGCGTTAAACACCGACGGCGCTTCCGAACTACCGTGGCCAATAATGCACACCCCATTCACCCCCAGGAGCAAACCGCCCCCATGTTCAGCATGGTCGATGCGTTGACCCACCCGCCGCAAATTCGGCCGCAGAATCGCCGACCCAATTTGCCCCCGGATGCCGTAGGGTAATTCTTCTTTTAGGGTTTGGATCAACACCCCGCCGATCGCTTCGGCAAATTTCAACAACACATTCCCCACAAAACCATCACAGACAATCACATCAAATTGCCCCGACAGCACATCCCGTCCTTCGGCATTGCCCACAAAATTGATCGCCGTGTTGGCCGCGAGTAATTCATGGGCCCGTAGCGCCAATTCATTCCCCTTTGACGGTTCTTCACCAATATTGAGGAGGCCGATTTTCGGATTTTCCACCCCCAGGGCACATTGGCTATAGACCGACCCCATCAGGCCAAACTGTTCTAAATATTTCGGGCGAGAATCCACATTCGCGCCCACATCTAAGATAATGGCTGATTTTCCCGGTAATAACGTGGGGAAAATCGCCCCAATGGCAGGACGATCAATGCCTTTAATTCGGCCTAGACGCAGCAACGCCGCTGCCATCACTGCCCCCGAATGACCTGCAGAGAAGACCGCATCCGCCCGGTTTTGTTTCACCAAGTCCATCGCTACATTGATCGAGGCCTTGGGTTTCCGTCGAACCCCAGTGGCCTCGTCATGCATTGAAATTACGTCCTCTGCCGCCACAATCTCGATCCGATCCGATCCGCCATGGGCTGTCAAGCATGCTTGAATTTTTTCAGGATCGCCAACCAAAAGGATCTCGGCATCTAATTCTTCAGCAGCGCGGACAGCACCAGCCACAATTTCATCGGGGGCATGATCGCCGCCCATTGCGTCAACTGCAATTCTTTCCCGTGTCGATGATTTCATTGGTTGGGTGTGATAGAAACCGTAAAGATTTTACCAGATTCAGATCCGGTGAGGTGCATGATTTTGCCGAGAATGGGGAAGAAGGGGGTGCGATCGCCGTCGGAATTCACGACGGATCGCCGTTGGATTCCGGCGGATTCACGGGAGAATTTGTCCAGGGGAAGGGGCAAGATCTGTCTAGAATACAAGACGGTCTGTGATTTATCTGGTGTTGAATCTTAAGGAGTCGTTCATGGGTCGAGTGATGATGGGTCTGGGTAGTGTGGTGTTGGCATTAGGGGTGGGGATGGTGGCCTGCTCACGTCCATCGGATCAGATTACTCAGAGGTTGGCGTGGCAAGCGGCTCCGTTTTTTCAACCCCCGGCTGAACCCGATGGCGTGGCCGAGGACTTGATGGCGCAGTACCTCCAACGGTTGCGGCAGCGGGGCATCAGTGAGACGACCCAGGGGATTTATTTGCAATCGGGGCTGACCCGGTTGGCGGTGCATCAGGGCACAATACCCCAATCGGCGGCCTCGCTAACGAAAGTGGCGACGACCTTGGCGGCGGTGGAGGAGTGGGGCTTGGCCCATCGCTTTGCGACGACGGTGTATGGCACAGGTTCCGTGGAAAATGGGGTGTTACGGGGGGATTTGGTGGTGGAGGGGACGGGGAATCCGTTTTTTGTCTGGGAGGAGGCGATCGCCGTCGGGAATGCCCTCAATGCCCAAGGCATTCGCCAAGTGACAGGGAATCTGGTGATTGTCGGGCCGTTTTACATGAACTACAAAACCCAACCCGAACAGGCGGGGGAACTTTTCCGGGTGGCGTTGACCCCGTCCCAATGGCCCCAAGCTGCCCAAACGGAATACAACCGACTGCCCCCCGGTACGCCT
Coding sequences within:
- the plsX gene encoding phosphate acyltransferase PlsX gives rise to the protein MKSSTRERIAVDAMGGDHAPDEIVAGAVRAAEELDAEILLVGDPEKIQACLTAHGGSDRIEIVAAEDVISMHDEATGVRRKPKASINVAMDLVKQNRADAVFSAGHSGAVMAAALLRLGRIKGIDRPAIGAIFPTLLPGKSAIILDVGANVDSRPKYLEQFGLMGSVYSQCALGVENPKIGLLNIGEEPSKGNELALRAHELLAANTAINFVGNAEGRDVLSGQFDVIVCDGFVGNVLLKFAEAIGGVLIQTLKEELPYGIRGQIGSAILRPNLRRVGQRIDHAEHGGGLLLGVNGVCIIGHGSSEAPSVFNAIRLAKEAIRNQVLARIHDYYSQRLEQVASSEPPSS
- the fabD gene encoding ACP S-malonyltransferase codes for the protein MTTTAWIFPGQGSQKVGMVADLTHQPAAQEKLAAAEEILGWSVLDACADEAKLSDTRYTQPCLYTVEALLVDALRERGTADFVAGHSLGEYVALYGAQVFDFASGLQLVKQRAELMAATEGGKMIAMLGFDRGALEAAIAANPDVVLANDNSAGQVVISGTPAAVDAIAATVKSKRAVPLAVSGAFHSPLMNPAAAKFQAALDAVTFQTAQIPVFSNVDPTPATAADVLKTRLSQQMTGSVRWREIMAALVEKQVETVVEIGPGNVLTGLFKREYREINRVNVSAIANLP
- a CDS encoding CorA family divalent cation transporter — encoded protein: MSKLPSSWALPTTIKNRLGQRRAGKQRAMVAAGHLLLVLHTAPQAQESERRAVFCWRSPSGHWQSSGGHYGLQPLIKHLQAYSNAENALSDAYAQAQTAADFFHLLETIVPLRRASENLYSTLQAAREGIPDDPDLIDLRDWAYEINRSLALLYESTNNAMNYSIARRAEEQTELSLAALGASDRLNIIAALFFPVTALASIFGMNLISGWETVPGFAFWLVLILGIMLGIGVRHWVQKGGSKR
- the gap gene encoding type I glyceraldehyde-3-phosphate dehydrogenase; this encodes MARVAINGLGRIGRALFKIIQDIPSLELIAINDLVPPDNLAYLLNYDTVYGRYAKTVSSGENSLTVAGREVKIFSERDPAKIPWGSLDIDVVFECTGFFIKGEDLQKHLDAGAKRVILSAPTKSPEVPMVVHGVTEAPADATMFSTASCTTNCIAPVAEIMERRIGVAKAIMTTIHAYTATQSIVDRHDPKDFRRGRAGAVNLVPASTGAAIATTKVLPHYAGKFDGVAVRVPTPVGSLSDLTFVTTRDTSVEELTAIFTEEVAGKYHGILAASADPIVSADIIGDAHASIIDLAMTQVVDGNLVKIMTWYDNEWGYTNQMVREALRVLGA
- the speD gene encoding adenosylmethionine decarboxylase, which encodes MKKVGTHLVLEAWQAPESLLNDPDCIRGALLDAIAAGEATLIDLCVHQFSPHGVTATATLAESHIAIHTWPEYGYFAADFFFCGQGKPTQAADVLRTAMQAQKVSIQEIERGFPTALSQADASLQPLQLSH
- a CDS encoding CHAD domain-containing protein — protein: MHDSTSTPAQTVGDWAYGAIATHCTKIRSHEAGVITDKDPEAVHQMRVGMRRLRSALAGFAPVVQLPKIVQRRTVSKVARVLGRLRDLDVLNEILLRYARESSPAEQAVLKAIAKTTRHHHRKQFKTVRHTLTRPGKYQNLCKALQTWLDHPTYSPLASQPINGMVADLLAPQVSHFLIHPGFFLPLEQALAEVEQLHDLRKQAKETRYQLELFQPLYGEDYTTHLKRIKAIQSVLGNLQDGFVLEAFLTAEVKHCRRDLPEVMAQLERDRTAALSTWSGLQSFYTHPEHRQALRHTLAHPLPAEAERD
- a CDS encoding beta-ketoacyl-ACP synthase III translates to MKQAGVGVAITGCGAAAPDAILTNDQLSAIVETSDEWIHSRTGMRERHILAPGQGLSELGTQAAAQALAMADVAPESVDLILLATSTPDDLFGSAGKIQSELGATRAVAFDLTAACSGFVFGMVTAAQFIRTGLYQTVVVIGADALSRWVDWTDRTTCVLFGDGAGAVVMQADEERDRLRGVELCSDGRLNHTLNLGFGGKTTPLTPDFSIDLGGYQPITMNGREIYRFAVAKVPDVISKALFRAELDATAIDWLILHQANQRIIDAVAQRMKMSSDRVISNIHEYGNTSAASIPLALDGAVRSGKIQTGQVVAIAGFGAGLSWGAAIFEWGR